GGAGGCGTAAAGATTTTCTTTACCTGTGTAGGAGAACCTTTTAAACCCAGACGTTTCTCATCTACATCCAAATCAGCAAGTGTCAAAACGGGAATTTCCTTCCGATTTGCTTTCATTGTGCCGCGCACCGTAGCAAACCGGGGCTCATTGGCTGATTTTACAACTGTAACAAGCAAAGGCATTTTCCCTTCGATGACTTCATAACCTTCTTCATGCTCACG
This genomic window from Pelorhabdus rhamnosifermentans contains:
- a CDS encoding electron transfer flavoprotein subunit beta/FixA family protein translates to REHEEGYEVIEGKMPLLVTVVKSANEPRFATVRGTMKANRKEIPVLTLADLDVDEKRLGLKGSPTQVKKIFTPP